A single Panthera tigris isolate Pti1 chromosome A3, P.tigris_Pti1_mat1.1, whole genome shotgun sequence DNA region contains:
- the ID2 gene encoding DNA-binding protein inhibitor ID-2, translating to MKAFSPVRSVRKNSLSDHSLGISRSKTPVDDPMSLLYNMNDCYSKLKELVPSIPQNKKVSKMEILQHVIDYILDLQIALDSHPTIVSLHHQRPGQSQASRTPLTTLNTDISILSLQASEFPSELMSNDSKALCG from the exons ATGAAAGCCTTCAGTCCGGTGAGGTCCGTTAGGAAAAACAGCCTTTCGGACCACAGCCTGGGCATCTCCCGGAGCAAAACCCCGGTGGACGACCCGATGAGCCTGCTGTACAACATGAACGACTGCTACTCCAAGCTCAAGGAGCTGGTGCCCAGCATCCCGCAGAACAAGAAGGTGAGCAAGATGGAAATCCTGCAGCACGTCATCGACTACATCTTGGACCTGCAGATCGCCCTGGACTCGCACCCCACTATTGTCAGCCTGCACCACCAGCGACCTGGACAGAGCCAGGCGTCCAGGACGCCGCTGACCACCCTCAACACGGACATCAGCATCCTGTCCTTGCAG GCGTCTGAATTCCCGTCTGAGTTAATGTCAAATGACAGCAAAGCGCTCTGTGGCTGA